Proteins found in one Synechococcus sp. LA31 genomic segment:
- the proC gene encoding pyrroline-5-carboxylate reductase, translating to MAQALLFPLLESALVPVGGVHAVVASEASAQRLRELRPDLQVGRDAAAAWSSEVVLLAVKPQQLEAVAAAAVLPARDQPTPLLISVLAGVPVARLQRLFPGHLIVRAVPNTPCLVRAGLTGLAWGAGVPPDQQAWVQRLFAQVGEVLELPEMQLDAFLALTSSGPAFVALVAEAMADGAVAAGLPRQQAHYLAQRTLAGTAALLHEQQLHPAQLKDMVSSPGGTTIAGIRALESGGLRAALMEAVLAAAERSRQLA from the coding sequence ATGGCTCAGGCTTTGCTGTTTCCGCTCCTGGAGAGTGCACTGGTGCCGGTGGGTGGCGTGCACGCTGTGGTGGCCAGTGAGGCCTCGGCGCAGCGGCTTCGCGAGCTGCGCCCCGATCTGCAGGTGGGTCGCGATGCCGCTGCAGCCTGGAGCTCAGAGGTGGTGCTGCTGGCGGTGAAGCCGCAGCAGCTGGAGGCAGTGGCTGCAGCTGCTGTGCTGCCGGCCCGGGATCAGCCAACGCCGCTGCTGATCTCGGTGTTAGCAGGAGTGCCTGTGGCCAGGCTGCAGCGCCTCTTCCCGGGGCATCTGATCGTGCGGGCGGTGCCCAATACCCCCTGTCTGGTGCGTGCAGGACTGACGGGGTTAGCCTGGGGTGCGGGCGTGCCGCCTGATCAGCAGGCTTGGGTGCAGCGGCTGTTCGCTCAGGTGGGCGAGGTGCTCGAGCTGCCTGAGATGCAGCTGGATGCGTTTCTGGCCCTCACCTCTTCAGGGCCAGCCTTTGTGGCCCTGGTGGCGGAGGCCATGGCGGATGGGGCCGTGGCTGCTGGCCTGCCGCGCCAGCAAGCCCACTACCTCGCCCAGCGCACCCTGGCCGGCACCGCCGCTTTGCTGCACGAGCAGCAGCTTCACCCCGCCCAGCTCAAAGACATGGTGAGCAGCCCTGGCGGCACCACCATCGCTGGGATCAGGGCGCTTGAGAGTGGCGGCCTGCGAGCGGCCTTAATGGAAGCGGTGTTGGCTGCGGCTGAGCGCAGCCGTCAGCTGGCCTGA
- a CDS encoding cell division protein SepF, translated as MSLLSRLRAVVSGDDYLDGYDDELDYDHGDAPETGSTAPSGALALTSDFDSVDPFAGSNVIGMPGIASSAAEVTLMEPRSFDEMPRAIQALRERKTVILNLTMMEPDQAQRAVDFVAGGTFAIDGHQERVGESIFLFAPSCVTVTSAATEEPSASTVVSREVSQEPEAAPAPAWGRETYGASVG; from the coding sequence GTGTCGTTGCTCTCCCGCCTGCGTGCAGTTGTCTCTGGTGACGACTACCTCGACGGCTACGACGACGAGCTCGACTACGACCACGGTGATGCGCCGGAAACCGGAAGCACCGCCCCCTCCGGGGCCCTAGCCCTCACCAGCGATTTCGACAGCGTTGACCCCTTCGCGGGCAGCAACGTGATCGGCATGCCAGGAATCGCCTCCTCGGCTGCTGAAGTGACCCTGATGGAGCCTCGCAGCTTCGATGAAATGCCTCGCGCCATCCAGGCACTGCGCGAGCGCAAAACCGTGATCCTCAACCTCACGATGATGGAGCCTGATCAGGCTCAGCGCGCCGTGGATTTTGTCGCCGGTGGCACCTTCGCCATCGATGGTCACCAGGAGCGTGTGGGTGAGAGCATCTTCCTGTTCGCGCCCAGCTGCGTCACCGTGACGTCCGCCGCCACGGAGGAGCCTTCAGCCTCCACGGTGGTGTCCCGTGAAGTGAGCCAGGAGCCCGAGGCGGCTCCCGCTCCTGCCTGGGGCCGCGAGACCTACGGCGCTAGCGTCGGCTGA
- a CDS encoding glycogen-debranching protein, protein MRTIRLGQPWPLGSIATGHGVNFALVAPMATRVELLLFANGNAPEPEQVVELDHRHRSGDIWHAEVEGIGIGCCYAYRVFGPLQPGRHGFNPSKLLLDPCARAITGWDVYRRMDAIGAIPNTASCLKGVVTERDRFDFSAAPRPRHSWQRTVIYELHVGGFSRGTGSPVSESARGTYLGLIETIPYLKELGITTVELLPVMAFDPHDAPAGRLNYWGYSPLSWMAPHHAYQQGNNPLEIRQQVRQLVTACHQAGLEVLVDVVYNHTCEGNQAGPTLSWRGIDDRNYYHQNAKGDYLDVSGCGNSIAANRPHARRLILESMRCWALELGVDGFRFDLGIALSRGEDLAPLDQPPLFEEIEADPELSDLKLVSEPWDCGGLYRLADFPARRIGAWNGRFRDDVRRFWKGDERSCWPMGQRIAGSPDLFGGIPALLGRSITFLTAHDGFTLADLVSYSRKHNLANGEDNRDGDNHNNNWNHGAEGPSSDPAVQALRNRQLRNLLSTLLLSPGVPMLLMGDEVRRSQGGNNNAWCQNNLLGWMHWQPDEGDLALKLFVRRLIHLRHHLADLLNPEIPHAEAGKALRFDQPGHLLRQWDGVKLGQPDWANWSHTLAWSLNDRDRGPLLWCGMNAYHQDLSFEIPTSPSGWCRVIDTHQLPGDDLPAHPPDAVGSSIPIGSRSLVLLAAKPLMEGHQL, encoded by the coding sequence TTGCGCACGATCCGACTGGGACAACCCTGGCCCCTCGGGTCGATCGCCACGGGCCATGGGGTGAACTTCGCCCTTGTTGCCCCGATGGCCACACGGGTTGAGCTGCTGCTGTTTGCCAACGGCAATGCCCCTGAGCCCGAACAGGTGGTGGAGCTGGATCACCGGCACCGATCCGGCGACATCTGGCACGCCGAAGTTGAAGGGATCGGCATTGGCTGCTGCTACGCCTATCGGGTGTTCGGCCCCCTGCAGCCAGGACGCCACGGCTTCAATCCGTCCAAGCTGCTGCTCGATCCCTGCGCCCGTGCCATCACGGGCTGGGATGTCTACCGGCGGATGGATGCCATCGGTGCAATACCCAACACTGCGAGCTGCCTGAAGGGGGTGGTTACCGAGCGCGACCGCTTCGATTTCAGCGCCGCACCCCGACCCCGCCACAGCTGGCAGCGCACGGTGATCTACGAGCTGCACGTGGGGGGCTTCAGCCGCGGTACCGGCAGCCCAGTGAGCGAAAGCGCTCGCGGAACCTATCTAGGCCTGATCGAAACCATCCCCTATCTCAAGGAGCTGGGCATCACCACGGTGGAGCTGCTGCCGGTGATGGCCTTCGACCCCCACGATGCGCCGGCGGGGCGACTCAACTACTGGGGCTACAGCCCCTTGAGCTGGATGGCGCCCCACCACGCCTATCAGCAGGGCAACAACCCCCTAGAGATCCGCCAGCAGGTGCGACAGCTGGTCACGGCATGCCACCAGGCGGGTTTAGAGGTGCTCGTGGATGTGGTGTACAACCACACCTGTGAGGGCAACCAGGCGGGTCCAACCCTCAGCTGGCGCGGCATCGATGACCGCAATTACTACCACCAGAACGCCAAGGGCGACTACTTGGATGTGAGCGGCTGCGGCAACTCGATCGCCGCCAACCGCCCGCATGCCCGCCGCCTGATCCTCGAATCGATGCGCTGCTGGGCACTGGAGCTGGGGGTGGATGGCTTCCGATTCGATCTCGGCATCGCCCTGAGCCGAGGCGAGGACCTAGCCCCCCTCGATCAGCCACCGCTGTTTGAAGAGATCGAGGCCGATCCGGAACTCTCCGATCTGAAGCTGGTAAGCGAACCCTGGGATTGCGGAGGCCTTTACCGCCTGGCCGACTTCCCCGCCCGGCGCATCGGCGCCTGGAACGGCCGCTTCCGCGACGATGTGCGCCGCTTCTGGAAAGGAGATGAGCGCAGCTGCTGGCCCATGGGGCAGCGCATCGCCGGCAGCCCGGATCTCTTTGGAGGGATCCCGGCCCTACTGGGCCGCAGCATCACCTTCCTCACTGCCCACGACGGCTTCACCCTGGCTGATCTGGTGAGCTACAGCCGGAAACACAACCTGGCCAATGGCGAAGACAACCGCGACGGCGACAACCACAACAACAACTGGAATCACGGAGCGGAGGGTCCCAGTAGCGATCCAGCCGTGCAGGCCCTCCGCAACCGCCAGCTGCGCAACCTGCTCAGCACCCTGTTGCTCAGCCCTGGCGTGCCGATGCTGCTGATGGGTGATGAGGTGCGCCGCAGCCAGGGAGGCAACAACAACGCCTGGTGCCAGAACAACTTGCTCGGCTGGATGCACTGGCAGCCCGATGAGGGCGATCTGGCCCTGAAGCTGTTTGTGCGGCGGTTAATCCACCTGCGCCATCACCTGGCGGATCTGCTCAACCCGGAGATTCCCCACGCGGAAGCCGGCAAAGCGCTGCGATTCGATCAACCCGGACACCTGCTGCGCCAATGGGATGGCGTGAAGCTGGGTCAGCCCGACTGGGCCAACTGGTCACACACCCTGGCCTGGAGCCTGAACGACCGCGACCGCGGCCCCCTGCTCTGGTGCGGCATGAACGCCTACCACCAGGACCTGAGCTTCGAGATTCCGACCAGCCCGAGCGGCTGGTGCCGCGTGATCGACACCCATCAGCTTCCGGGTGACGACCTACCAGCACACCCACCGGATGCGGTGGGCAGCAGCATTCCAATCGGCAGCCGCAGCCTGGTGCTGCTGGCTGCGAAGCCGCTGATGGAGGGCCATCAGCTGTAA
- a CDS encoding DUF3119 family protein, producing the protein MTSSQTPQPDPDQGVILAPRIWLPLAVIALGVAALLLTVWLALVVSLFGLFLLIQSQILRLQFTTDALLVWRGATVLRRFPYSEWLTWSLFWGPVPVLFYFREQRSIHFLPVLFDATSLREELNRHVSAP; encoded by the coding sequence ATGACCTCCTCCCAAACCCCGCAGCCCGATCCTGATCAAGGCGTGATCCTGGCGCCGCGCATTTGGCTGCCCCTGGCGGTGATCGCGCTGGGCGTAGCAGCCCTTCTGCTCACGGTCTGGCTAGCGCTGGTGGTGAGTCTGTTTGGGCTGTTTCTGCTGATTCAGAGCCAGATCCTGCGCCTTCAGTTCACCACCGATGCGCTGCTGGTGTGGCGAGGCGCCACGGTGCTGCGCCGCTTCCCCTACAGCGAATGGCTGACTTGGTCGCTGTTCTGGGGCCCGGTGCCGGTGCTGTTCTATTTCCGTGAACAGCGCAGCATTCACTTTCTGCCTGTGTTGTTTGATGCCACCAGCCTGCGCGAAGAGCTCAACCGCCACGTGAGCGCCCCGTGA
- a CDS encoding MBL fold metallo-hydrolase, whose protein sequence is MSRLQAQATPAGRSPRQVQTGLWLFAPSRESQGGSAWWLEPASGHGAGVLIDCPAFNEANLAFLQARPAGRIVLTGREGHGRLRRFQEALGWPVHVQEQEAYLLPGVQQLIHFSAESELEAGLRLLWTPGPSPGSAVLLAAEEQERPSLLFCGRLLSPVAPGCAAPLRTRRSFHWGRWLRSLERLRVWLPPDQPDWLASGAGLGALRGEALVPSARRLIDQINLQALEAEEAV, encoded by the coding sequence ATGTCACGGCTCCAAGCACAAGCCACCCCGGCAGGGCGTTCGCCCCGGCAAGTGCAGACCGGGCTTTGGTTGTTCGCTCCCAGTCGCGAAAGCCAGGGGGGCAGTGCCTGGTGGCTTGAGCCGGCCAGCGGCCACGGTGCCGGTGTGTTGATCGATTGCCCCGCCTTCAACGAAGCCAACCTGGCGTTTTTGCAGGCGCGCCCCGCTGGACGGATTGTGCTGACCGGTCGGGAAGGCCATGGCCGCCTGCGCCGGTTTCAAGAGGCGCTGGGCTGGCCGGTGCATGTGCAGGAGCAGGAGGCCTACCTGTTGCCTGGGGTGCAGCAGTTAATCCACTTTTCTGCTGAGTCAGAGCTTGAGGCTGGCCTGAGGTTGCTGTGGACGCCGGGCCCCAGTCCTGGTTCGGCGGTGTTGCTGGCAGCAGAGGAGCAAGAACGGCCCTCGCTGCTCTTCTGCGGCCGCTTGCTGAGCCCGGTTGCTCCGGGGTGTGCGGCGCCGCTGCGCACCCGCCGCAGTTTTCATTGGGGGCGCTGGTTGCGCAGTCTCGAGCGGCTCCGAGTTTGGCTGCCGCCTGATCAGCCCGATTGGCTGGCCAGTGGCGCCGGTCTCGGGGCCCTCAGGGGTGAGGCATTGGTGCCCTCAGCCCGGCGGTTGATCGATCAGATCAACCTTCAGGCGTTGGAGGCGGAGGAAGCCGTTTAG
- the gluQRS gene encoding tRNA glutamyl-Q(34) synthetase GluQRS: MHAQLAVLPEHLQRQLSAPRGCRGRYAPSPTGRLHLGNLRTALVSWLITRLQGGEWLLRIDDLDTPRNRPGAEASILRDLTWLGLGWDGPLIRQSERRGLYSSVLSSLRRTGQLYPCRCSRRMLADISAPHGITPVYPGWCRYGGADWGLRDGRLPSWRLQLNPGSLCWPEPLATATGGQCCLDAQSQVGDVVLRRADGFIAYHLATAVDELALGISDVVRGDDLVQATAPQLAVMQALEGQSPRYWHLPLWRDGNGQRLSKRDGGLDLDGLRAQGLDAAAVVGRMAATLTLVNPGSRLSSAELLQALSLDQLLAALAGCSP; the protein is encoded by the coding sequence ATGCATGCCCAACTTGCTGTGTTGCCTGAGCATCTGCAGCGCCAGTTGTCTGCTCCCAGGGGATGCCGCGGGCGCTATGCCCCATCCCCAACGGGGCGGTTGCACCTCGGCAACCTGCGCACCGCCCTGGTGTCATGGCTGATCACGCGCCTGCAGGGTGGAGAGTGGCTCCTGCGCATCGATGATCTCGATACCCCGCGCAACCGACCCGGGGCTGAGGCCTCCATCCTGCGTGATCTCACCTGGCTGGGGCTGGGCTGGGATGGTCCGCTCATTCGCCAGAGTGAGCGGCGGGGGCTTTATTCCTCCGTGCTCTCCAGCTTGCGCCGCACTGGGCAGCTCTACCCCTGCCGCTGCAGCCGCCGCATGCTGGCGGATATTTCGGCCCCGCATGGCATCACGCCCGTGTATCCGGGCTGGTGCCGTTACGGCGGCGCTGATTGGGGGCTTCGGGATGGGCGACTACCCAGCTGGCGTTTGCAGCTCAATCCAGGCTCGCTCTGCTGGCCGGAGCCGCTTGCCACGGCCACGGGTGGGCAGTGCTGCCTCGATGCCCAATCGCAGGTGGGTGATGTTGTGCTGCGCAGAGCCGATGGCTTCATCGCCTACCACCTAGCCACGGCCGTTGATGAACTAGCCCTAGGCATCAGTGATGTTGTGCGTGGCGATGATCTTGTCCAGGCCACAGCGCCGCAGCTGGCTGTGATGCAGGCCTTGGAAGGGCAGTCACCCCGTTACTGGCATTTGCCCCTTTGGCGCGACGGAAACGGGCAGCGACTCTCCAAGCGCGATGGGGGGCTTGATCTCGATGGCCTGCGTGCTCAAGGGTTGGATGCGGCGGCCGTGGTGGGGCGTATGGCCGCCACTCTGACGCTCGTGAATCCCGGCAGCCGCCTCAGCAGCGCGGAACTGCTGCAGGCGCTCAGCCTCGATCAGTTGCTGGCTGCGCTTGCCGGCTGCTCGCCCTGA
- a CDS encoding ABC transporter permease, giving the protein MPRRRLPTWLRPRWLTRLGESCLIGGQAMAALAQGRVGINDLMAEMMEAGPGSFLIVIITGLAAGTVFNIQVAAELTNQGAGATVGGILALGLSREIAPILTATLVTGKVATAYAAQLGTMKVTEQIDAITMLRTDPVQYLVVPRVLAMLIMTPVQCLVFFAVAVWSGQVSSTMIYQIPPAVFWNSVRTWMEPSDLPAMLLKAVVFGLQIAVISCGWGLTTRGGPKEVGTSTTGAVVMILVTVSLVDVVLTQLLFGE; this is encoded by the coding sequence ATGCCCCGCCGCCGTCTTCCCACCTGGCTACGCCCCCGCTGGCTGACCCGACTTGGGGAGAGCTGCCTGATCGGTGGTCAGGCCATGGCGGCTCTAGCTCAGGGCCGGGTGGGCATCAACGATCTAATGGCCGAAATGATGGAGGCCGGGCCTGGCAGCTTCCTGATCGTGATCATCACGGGCCTAGCCGCCGGCACTGTGTTCAACATTCAGGTGGCAGCTGAGCTCACCAACCAGGGGGCCGGCGCCACCGTGGGCGGCATTTTGGCCCTAGGCCTCTCACGGGAGATCGCCCCGATCCTCACGGCCACATTGGTCACGGGCAAGGTGGCCACGGCCTATGCCGCGCAGCTGGGCACCATGAAGGTGACCGAGCAGATCGATGCGATCACCATGCTGCGCACCGATCCGGTGCAGTACTTGGTGGTGCCCAGGGTGCTGGCGATGTTGATCATGACGCCGGTGCAATGCCTGGTGTTCTTCGCCGTGGCGGTGTGGTCGGGACAGGTGAGCAGCACGATGATCTACCAGATCCCGCCCGCTGTGTTCTGGAACTCCGTGCGCACCTGGATGGAGCCATCGGATCTCCCGGCGATGCTGCTCAAGGCTGTGGTGTTCGGCCTGCAGATCGCCGTGATCTCCTGCGGCTGGGGCCTCACTACCCGTGGTGGCCCCAAGGAAGTGGGCACCAGCACCACAGGGGCTGTTGTGATGATTCTGGTCACCGTGTCGTTGGTCGATGTGGTGCTCACCCAGCTGCTCTTCGGCGAATGA
- the plsY gene encoding glycerol-3-phosphate 1-O-acyltransferase PlsY, producing the protein MNPLLQTPLFCLLAGYLLGSIPSGYLAGRWLKGVDIRSLGSGSTGATNVLRQIGKAPALVVFLVDVLKGTAAVRLAMALLLGSTPQSEWWVVAAGLAALAGHIWPVWLGWRGGKAVATGLGMLLGLAWPVGLACFGIFMAVIALFRIVSLSSVIAALCLPVLMWGGGGGAADLSIAIVAMLLVLFRHRSNIQRLLAGTEPRIGQKAS; encoded by the coding sequence TTGAATCCGCTGCTGCAAACACCCCTGTTCTGCCTCTTGGCGGGCTACTTGCTGGGCTCGATCCCCAGTGGCTATCTGGCGGGCCGCTGGCTCAAGGGTGTCGACATCCGCAGCCTGGGCTCCGGCTCCACTGGCGCCACCAATGTGCTGCGCCAGATCGGCAAAGCCCCGGCCCTGGTGGTGTTTCTTGTCGATGTGCTCAAGGGAACCGCGGCGGTGCGGCTGGCCATGGCTCTGTTGCTGGGCAGCACGCCCCAAAGCGAGTGGTGGGTGGTGGCCGCGGGCCTGGCGGCCCTGGCCGGTCACATCTGGCCGGTATGGCTGGGCTGGCGAGGTGGCAAGGCAGTGGCCACCGGCCTGGGCATGCTGCTTGGACTGGCCTGGCCGGTGGGATTGGCGTGCTTCGGCATCTTCATGGCCGTGATCGCCCTATTCCGGATCGTGTCGCTCTCGAGCGTGATCGCGGCCCTCTGCCTACCGGTGCTGATGTGGGGCGGAGGCGGCGGTGCCGCTGATCTCAGCATCGCCATCGTGGCCATGCTGCTGGTGCTCTTCCGCCACCGCAGCAACATTCAGCGCCTGCTGGCCGGCACCGAACCACGCATCGGCCAGAAGGCCAGCTGA
- a CDS encoding YggS family pyridoxal phosphate-dependent enzyme, with the protein MPESAAERLEAIRAQLPPATQLLAVSKGHPVDAIRELAALGQRSFGESRLQEASAKQAELVDLPGLDWHFIGRLQANKVRPVLKQFAWVHSIDSVALAQRVARIAAEERVSPRVFLQVKLRPDPSKGGFAAAELRQAWPELQALPALQWMGLMTMAPLGMEEAQRQSLFEDCAALARELGLEQLSMGMSGDWREAAAAGSSWVRIGSALFGPKPLSAPAWDAI; encoded by the coding sequence GTGCCTGAGTCAGCGGCAGAGCGTCTGGAGGCCATTCGCGCCCAGTTGCCGCCCGCCACCCAACTGCTGGCGGTGAGCAAAGGCCATCCGGTAGACGCGATTCGTGAGCTGGCGGCCCTGGGCCAGCGCAGTTTCGGGGAGAGCCGCTTGCAGGAGGCCAGCGCCAAGCAGGCGGAATTGGTGGATCTACCCGGGCTTGATTGGCATTTCATCGGCCGCCTGCAGGCCAACAAGGTGCGGCCGGTGCTCAAGCAGTTCGCCTGGGTGCATTCGATCGATTCTGTGGCCCTGGCCCAGCGGGTCGCGCGCATCGCGGCGGAGGAGAGGGTAAGCCCACGAGTGTTTCTGCAGGTGAAGCTGCGCCCCGATCCCAGCAAGGGTGGTTTCGCTGCTGCCGAGCTGCGCCAGGCCTGGCCGGAGCTGCAGGCGCTGCCAGCACTGCAGTGGATGGGGCTGATGACCATGGCGCCTCTGGGGATGGAAGAAGCCCAGCGCCAGAGCCTGTTTGAAGACTGTGCGGCTCTAGCTAGGGAGCTTGGGTTGGAGCAGCTCTCGATGGGCATGAGCGGCGATTGGCGCGAGGCCGCGGCGGCCGGTAGCAGCTGGGTGCGGATCGGCTCGGCGCTCTTCGGCCCGAAACCCTTGTCAGCGCCGGCATGGGACGCTATCTAG
- a CDS encoding DUF3086 domain-containing protein, giving the protein MTDHTPNPSPSPAAAAAAAAAEQASWQSLALRELEQQRQALEAEISELSSRRDQLQKEINSSFAGQSDSIARRVKGFQDYLVGALQELAVSAEQMELVVQPLVVQPSPLDLEAATKAATEAAPVAAAGAAAAAGLFSADEALIREQLQSFQGQPDFYADPWKLRRSLETSGAALLDDWFLSQGGRGAQPSSGSRNRNALITAAAVSILGDLYGERFQTLVLASSPERLGEWRRGLQDCLGLSREDFGPNSGIVLFERPDALIERADRLEERGELPFIVVDAAEPAVEIPILQFPVWLAFAGSPTELALEDDLL; this is encoded by the coding sequence ATGACTGACCACACCCCAAACCCATCGCCGAGCCCAGCTGCCGCTGCCGCCGCCGCCGCCGCCGAGCAGGCCAGCTGGCAAAGCCTGGCCCTACGCGAACTTGAGCAGCAGCGCCAAGCGCTGGAAGCGGAGATCAGCGAGCTGAGCAGCCGCCGCGATCAACTCCAGAAGGAGATCAACAGCAGCTTCGCTGGCCAATCCGATTCGATTGCGCGGCGGGTGAAGGGCTTCCAGGACTATCTGGTGGGTGCTCTTCAGGAGCTGGCCGTATCGGCCGAGCAAATGGAGCTGGTGGTGCAACCGCTCGTGGTGCAGCCCTCGCCGCTTGATCTGGAAGCCGCGACGAAGGCAGCCACGGAGGCTGCTCCTGTTGCCGCCGCTGGAGCTGCCGCTGCTGCGGGGTTGTTCAGTGCCGATGAAGCCCTGATCCGGGAGCAGCTGCAGAGCTTTCAGGGCCAGCCCGATTTCTATGCTGACCCCTGGAAGCTGCGCCGCAGCCTGGAAACATCGGGCGCCGCCCTACTCGATGACTGGTTCCTGAGCCAAGGCGGCCGCGGCGCCCAGCCCAGCAGCGGCAGCCGCAACCGCAACGCCCTGATCACCGCGGCAGCCGTCTCGATCCTTGGGGATCTCTACGGCGAGCGTTTCCAAACCCTGGTGCTGGCGAGCAGCCCCGAACGGCTGGGTGAGTGGCGCCGCGGCCTGCAGGACTGCCTGGGCCTCAGCCGCGAAGACTTCGGCCCCAACAGCGGCATTGTGCTGTTCGAGCGGCCCGATGCCCTGATCGAACGAGCCGATCGGCTCGAAGAACGCGGTGAGCTGCCCTTCATCGTGGTGGATGCGGCCGAACCGGCCGTGGAGATCCCGATCCTTCAATTCCCCGTGTGGCTGGCCTTTGCCGGCAGCCCCACCGAACTGGCCCTCGAGGACGACCTGCTTTGA
- a CDS encoding HU family DNA-binding protein yields MNKADLVNLVAARTELTKTDVAQVVDAAIDTIIDSVVEGKKVSILGFGSFEPRERSARQGLNPKTGDKIKIPAKRVPAFTAGKMFKDRVQG; encoded by the coding sequence ATGAACAAAGCTGACCTCGTCAACCTCGTTGCTGCCCGCACCGAGCTGACCAAGACCGACGTGGCCCAAGTGGTTGATGCCGCTATCGACACCATCATTGATTCGGTGGTGGAAGGTAAGAAGGTGTCGATCCTGGGCTTCGGTTCCTTCGAACCTCGCGAGCGCTCCGCCCGTCAGGGTCTGAACCCCAAGACCGGCGACAAGATCAAGATTCCCGCCAAGCGTGTGCCTGCCTTCACTGCCGGCAAGATGTTCAAGGACCGCGTGCAGGGCTGA
- a CDS encoding MFS transporter, with product MAYGLGDAGTGMAASLIGFYLFIFYTAAAGLPAWMAGLVLMLARLWDAVNDPIVGWLSDKTQSRWGPRLPWLVGSALPLGIAMALMWWLPPGSDWVRFWVFVAVSVLANSLYTCVNLPYAALAAELTTEVSLRTRLNMARFTGSITAGLVGIVLGGVLLRDHQNPESYWQVGVLSGLIITVCTLLCAWGIAPAARHCQQPTAQSGTTRRLLKRVRSNGRFMRVLGLYLLLWCALQIMQTAALIYLPVVMRVPEGWSNWILLPFQISTLVGLQVWTAVSHQRGRIRALLLGSGLWVAGCLGAMVLAPLDAAITPLGSLGNGVRLSLLLITIMVVGLGASTAYLIPWALLPDAIDADPEKPAGQYSAWMVFTQKICISFALFFFGNLMSLSGYVASRGMLQPDSALVAIRLCMGIIPAVLVVLGLVVMRRWPEKTLHLQHHPSAS from the coding sequence ATGGCCTACGGCCTCGGCGATGCCGGCACAGGCATGGCCGCCTCGCTGATTGGCTTCTACCTCTTCATTTTTTACACCGCAGCAGCGGGCCTACCGGCCTGGATGGCGGGCCTGGTGCTGATGCTGGCCCGGCTCTGGGATGCCGTGAACGACCCGATCGTGGGCTGGCTGAGCGACAAAACCCAAAGCCGCTGGGGGCCCCGCCTGCCCTGGCTGGTGGGCAGCGCTCTGCCGCTCGGGATCGCGATGGCTCTGATGTGGTGGCTGCCGCCTGGAAGCGACTGGGTGCGCTTCTGGGTGTTCGTGGCCGTGTCGGTGCTGGCGAACAGCCTTTACACCTGCGTGAATCTTCCCTACGCGGCCCTAGCGGCGGAGCTCACCACCGAGGTGTCGCTGCGCACGCGGCTCAACATGGCCCGATTCACCGGCTCGATCACCGCCGGGCTCGTGGGGATCGTGCTGGGAGGCGTGCTGCTGCGCGACCACCAGAACCCAGAGAGCTACTGGCAGGTGGGCGTGCTCTCCGGCTTGATCATCACGGTGTGCACGTTGCTCTGTGCCTGGGGCATCGCGCCCGCCGCCCGCCACTGCCAGCAACCGACGGCCCAGAGCGGCACCACCCGGCGCCTGCTGAAGCGGGTCCGCAGCAACGGCCGCTTCATGCGGGTGCTGGGCCTTTACCTGCTGCTCTGGTGTGCACTCCAGATCATGCAGACCGCTGCGCTGATCTACCTGCCTGTGGTGATGCGGGTGCCGGAGGGTTGGAGCAACTGGATCCTGCTGCCCTTCCAGATCAGCACCCTCGTTGGCCTGCAAGTGTGGACGGCTGTGTCCCACCAGCGAGGACGGATCCGCGCCCTGCTCTTGGGCAGCGGCCTGTGGGTGGCTGGCTGCCTGGGCGCCATGGTGCTGGCTCCGCTCGATGCCGCCATCACACCGTTGGGGTCGCTCGGCAATGGGGTGCGGCTATCGCTGCTGCTGATCACGATCATGGTGGTGGGCCTGGGCGCCTCCACGGCCTATTTGATCCCCTGGGCGCTCTTGCCCGACGCGATCGACGCCGACCCCGAGAAACCAGCCGGCCAATACAGCGCCTGGATGGTGTTCACCCAGAAGATCTGCATCAGCTTCGCCCTCTTCTTCTTCGGCAACCTGATGAGCCTCAGCGGCTATGTGGCCTCGCGCGGCATGCTGCAACCCGATAGCGCCCTGGTGGCCATTCGCCTCTGCATGGGCATCATTCCTGCAGTTCTGGTGGTTCTGGGGCTTGTGGTGATGCGCCGCTGGCCTGAGAAGACTCTGCATCTGCAGCACCACCCCAGCGCCAGCTGA